A stretch of Arthrobacter sunyaminii DNA encodes these proteins:
- a CDS encoding SDR family NAD(P)-dependent oxidoreductase: MNAKNEHRFDGRVAIVTGAGRGLGRAHALLLAQRGAKVVVNDLGGSKEGEGVDASPATDAVNEILAAGGVAVADTNNVGSEAGCHALVETAVREFGRIDIVVNNAGISRWAAFPEADAENLERTLDVHLRGTWHTTRAAWPHMEKQGYGRIITTTSTGMLGLPENLAYATAKGALIGFTRSLAVSAAPKGILVNCIAPNAVTRPSESAKKPNIVTDSKMDPELLKAMQTDLVSPLVGYLAHESCTVNGEILVAGAKRFGRWFLGFTQGWLDDTDSMPTIEEVAGHWNEINDLEGFYVPRNLNEWSANFMGHLA, encoded by the coding sequence ATGAACGCCAAGAACGAGCACCGTTTTGACGGCCGCGTCGCCATAGTCACCGGGGCCGGACGCGGTCTGGGCCGGGCGCATGCCCTCCTGCTGGCTCAGCGCGGCGCCAAGGTTGTAGTCAACGATCTCGGCGGATCCAAAGAAGGTGAGGGCGTGGATGCGAGTCCCGCCACCGATGCCGTCAACGAGATACTCGCGGCCGGCGGTGTCGCAGTTGCAGACACGAACAATGTAGGCAGCGAAGCCGGATGCCATGCCCTTGTCGAGACTGCGGTCCGCGAGTTCGGTCGAATCGACATTGTGGTCAACAATGCCGGGATCTCCCGCTGGGCTGCGTTTCCGGAAGCCGACGCCGAAAACCTCGAGCGCACTCTAGATGTGCACCTGCGGGGTACATGGCACACCACGCGTGCCGCGTGGCCTCACATGGAAAAGCAGGGGTACGGGCGGATCATCACGACAACCTCGACGGGCATGCTGGGGCTGCCTGAGAACCTCGCCTATGCAACGGCGAAGGGAGCCCTGATCGGGTTCACCCGCAGCCTGGCTGTGAGCGCCGCCCCCAAGGGCATCCTCGTCAATTGCATCGCACCAAACGCCGTGACCCGCCCCAGCGAATCGGCAAAAAAACCGAACATCGTCACCGACTCGAAAATGGATCCGGAGCTACTCAAGGCAATGCAGACCGATTTGGTGTCCCCGCTGGTGGGTTACCTCGCGCACGAATCCTGCACGGTCAATGGAGAGATCCTCGTAGCCGGCGCGAAGCGGTTCGGACGCTGGTTCCTGGGCTTCACGCAGGGCTGGCTGGACGATACCGACAGCATGCCCACCATCGAGGAAGTTGCCGGACACTGGAACGAAATCAATGACCTGGAGGGGTTCTACGTTCCCCGCAACCTCAACGAGTGGTCAGCCAATTTCATGGGTCATCTCGCCTGA
- a CDS encoding carboxymuconolactone decarboxylase family protein, with translation MSEEAKMAQPRIAPRPTEDWDADVDSSLSVLATHGAGGQSAPALTPENRPKSHILGIYAWHPDLMRGWMPYSNHLRNSTLTDRVREIAIIRTTWLGHGEYEWAQHVRMSLAAGQLTENEVAGLSEGATASVWSPEDALLVQAIDEMCLEKNVTDATWEELEANFSRQQLLDLLFTVGTYDFHCMAFRVIGLELEPGMPKFPAEHTLEPVR, from the coding sequence ATGAGTGAGGAAGCGAAAATGGCGCAGCCGCGGATTGCACCGAGGCCCACTGAAGACTGGGATGCCGACGTCGACAGTTCCCTGTCCGTATTGGCTACGCACGGAGCGGGAGGGCAGAGCGCACCGGCCCTGACACCGGAAAACCGTCCTAAGTCCCACATTCTGGGCATCTATGCCTGGCACCCGGACCTGATGCGGGGGTGGATGCCGTACTCCAACCACTTGCGTAACTCCACGCTGACCGACCGTGTAAGGGAAATCGCCATCATTCGGACCACCTGGCTGGGGCATGGCGAGTATGAATGGGCCCAGCATGTGCGAATGAGCCTTGCCGCCGGCCAGCTCACGGAGAATGAGGTGGCGGGGTTGTCGGAAGGCGCTACAGCGTCGGTCTGGTCACCGGAGGATGCCCTGCTCGTCCAAGCCATTGATGAGATGTGTTTGGAGAAGAACGTCACGGATGCCACGTGGGAGGAACTGGAAGCCAATTTCAGCCGGCAGCAGTTGCTGGACCTTCTGTTCACCGTAGGAACATATGACTTCCACTGCATGGCCTTCCGCGTCATCGGGCTGGAACTTGAACCCGGAATGCCCAAATTCCCTGCGGAGCATACCCTCGAGCCGGTTCGGTGA
- a CDS encoding Mrp/NBP35 family ATP-binding protein encodes MTAKSRLAGTTAPDLTAFVREVVGRVVDPELRRPLAELGMIRDVRVTGAAAVVEVALTISTCPAADRIKADVLAAADTVEGLNEVQVVLTVMTEQERVALTSKLRDGRSRTGTPFSAQSLTRVIAVTSGKGGVGKSSVTANLAVAMAAQGIRVGIVDADVHGFSIPGLLGLIGDDGETLRPTRVEDLVLPPVGYGVKTISIGMFLPEGDTDAVVSWRGPMLHRTLDQFITDVFFGDLDVLLIDMPPGTGDVAISVGQLLPHAEVIVVTTPQCAATEVAVRSAFLARKLGQRIIGVVETMAPMHLPDGSEFAPFGTGGGNTLAERLSTNGEVVPLLGSVPFSPALRVAGDTGTPVAASDPADPAAQVFTSLATALSIRPRGLPGRRLPVSLS; translated from the coding sequence ATGACCGCCAAATCTCGCCTGGCCGGCACAACGGCTCCGGATCTGACCGCCTTCGTCCGTGAGGTTGTGGGGCGAGTGGTGGATCCCGAACTTCGCCGCCCGCTCGCCGAACTAGGCATGATCCGCGACGTCAGGGTCACCGGCGCTGCCGCTGTCGTCGAAGTTGCCCTGACCATTTCGACCTGTCCGGCGGCGGACCGTATTAAGGCCGACGTGCTGGCAGCGGCGGACACCGTCGAAGGGCTCAACGAGGTTCAGGTAGTCCTGACGGTTATGACGGAGCAGGAGCGCGTTGCGCTGACATCGAAACTGCGGGATGGACGCAGCCGTACCGGCACGCCTTTCAGCGCCCAGTCCCTGACCCGGGTCATTGCCGTCACCAGCGGCAAGGGCGGAGTCGGGAAGTCATCCGTCACGGCCAACCTGGCGGTCGCCATGGCCGCGCAGGGTATCCGGGTAGGCATTGTCGATGCGGATGTGCACGGCTTCTCCATCCCGGGGCTCCTCGGCCTCATTGGCGACGACGGGGAAACTCTTCGTCCCACCCGGGTTGAGGATCTGGTGCTGCCGCCGGTCGGTTACGGCGTCAAGACCATCTCCATCGGCATGTTCCTCCCGGAAGGGGACACCGACGCAGTTGTTTCCTGGCGCGGCCCGATGCTTCACCGGACCCTTGATCAATTCATCACGGACGTCTTCTTTGGAGATCTAGACGTCCTGCTGATCGATATGCCTCCCGGGACGGGCGACGTAGCCATCTCCGTGGGCCAGCTGCTGCCCCATGCCGAGGTCATTGTGGTGACGACTCCGCAGTGTGCGGCCACCGAGGTTGCAGTGCGCAGCGCTTTCCTGGCCCGGAAGCTGGGCCAGCGGATTATCGGTGTCGTGGAAACAATGGCCCCCATGCATCTGCCCGACGGCAGCGAGTTTGCACCTTTCGGCACCGGGGGAGGCAATACCCTGGCGGAACGATTGTCCACCAACGGAGAGGTGGTTCCCCTGCTCGGCTCGGTACCCTTCAGCCCGGCGCTGCGAGTGGCGGGCGACACCGGAACGCCGGTGGCCGCCTCCGATCCCGCCGATCCCGCTGCCCAGGTTTTTACCTCCCTGGCAACGGCGCTGTCGATCCGCCCACGCGGCCTGCCCGGGCGCCGGCTCCCGGTTTCACTGTCCTAG
- a CDS encoding IclR family transcriptional regulator codes for MATTDGTPHNQEADQRRRHPLARGIELITLMVDSNQDAFGVRELAGRLDVSPSTIHRLLADLEKLGLVARLPNGSYRLGLEFLRLAWTTAERYPIQAAAEETLADLKDKSGESAFFAVFDERRLAMMFARVVESPHPLRYSLPLRQWIPLHTGASGLAMLAFLPRENQESIARGTLVAATDRTPVDGDALLQRLEGIRRDGYAMTHGERIQGAIAIAAPVIGPVGAVIGSVGITLPETRFNVADSGRLADLVRQSASRVTDYLNGAWGPQTGILRGVERG; via the coding sequence ATGGCCACCACGGACGGCACGCCCCACAATCAGGAAGCCGATCAGCGACGCCGGCACCCCCTTGCCCGCGGTATCGAACTGATCACTCTCATGGTTGACAGCAATCAGGACGCCTTCGGGGTCCGCGAACTAGCCGGGCGCCTGGACGTCAGCCCGAGCACCATTCATCGTCTCCTCGCCGACCTGGAGAAGCTCGGCTTAGTAGCCCGTCTCCCAAACGGTTCCTACCGGCTGGGCCTGGAGTTCCTTCGATTAGCCTGGACCACCGCCGAGCGTTATCCCATTCAGGCGGCTGCAGAGGAGACTCTCGCAGACCTGAAGGACAAGAGCGGGGAATCTGCGTTCTTCGCAGTGTTCGATGAACGCCGACTGGCGATGATGTTTGCCCGCGTCGTCGAGTCGCCGCACCCGCTCCGCTATTCTCTGCCCCTGAGGCAGTGGATCCCACTGCACACGGGCGCAAGCGGCCTGGCCATGCTTGCTTTCCTTCCCCGGGAGAACCAGGAGAGCATTGCCCGCGGCACACTCGTTGCCGCCACCGACCGCACACCTGTCGACGGCGATGCCCTCCTCCAGCGATTAGAGGGGATCAGGCGGGATGGATATGCCATGACCCATGGCGAGCGCATTCAGGGGGCCATTGCCATTGCGGCCCCGGTCATCGGACCAGTGGGAGCCGTTATCGGATCAGTGGGTATCACCCTGCCGGAGACGCGCTTCAATGTCGCGGACTCAGGGCGCCTTGCCGATTTGGTTCGGCAGTCCGCCTCCCGCGTTACGGATTACCTCAACGGCGCCTGGGGCCCCCAGACCGGCATCCTGCGCGGCGTCGAACGGGGCTGA
- the fdxA gene encoding ferredoxin: protein MAYVITEECVDIQDKSCMQECPADCIFEGRRMTYIDPALCIDCGACITACPVDAVYYEAELPAEKENYLEYNERFFEEVTTPKSGRKAGKIDHDVEEITALPAREGSGE, encoded by the coding sequence ATGGCGTATGTAATCACCGAAGAATGCGTGGATATCCAGGACAAGAGCTGCATGCAGGAATGCCCTGCAGACTGCATCTTCGAAGGCCGGCGGATGACCTATATCGACCCGGCACTTTGCATCGACTGCGGAGCCTGCATTACCGCCTGCCCCGTGGACGCTGTCTACTACGAGGCTGAGCTACCCGCCGAGAAGGAGAACTATCTCGAATACAACGAGAGGTTCTTCGAGGAAGTCACTACCCCCAAGAGCGGCCGAAAGGCTGGAAAAATCGATCACGACGTCGAGGAAATCACCGCGCTCCCCGCCCGGGAAGGATCAGGCGAATGA
- a CDS encoding TetR/AcrR family transcriptional regulator → MPPTTPEQRSFQRQSLQRTTSERRNTRGESTRLRILEAAERLFAERGISAVPLRDIGFAAGQRNHAAVQYHFGEREEIVRALMDYRGGASEAMRADMVAGIMLAATKPTVADVVGAFVRPLAIHFQPDNYYLPFLSLYISEEGGYEGLVGVHVGASVMALRTLLGHLAPGIPERVLDERWWVTLTSSVHALGRYHTARRKREHLPAEIEDLVSDLIAFLSAGILAPVADGYHRQDRGETTGAEGRL, encoded by the coding sequence ATGCCACCAACCACTCCGGAGCAGCGGTCTTTTCAGCGACAGTCTCTCCAGCGGACGACATCCGAGCGACGCAACACCCGGGGGGAGTCAACGCGGCTGCGAATTCTGGAGGCCGCCGAGCGGCTCTTTGCCGAGCGTGGGATTTCCGCTGTTCCTTTGCGGGACATTGGTTTCGCTGCCGGGCAGCGAAATCATGCTGCCGTTCAGTATCACTTCGGAGAGCGGGAAGAAATTGTCCGCGCCCTCATGGACTACCGCGGCGGAGCCAGCGAAGCGATGCGGGCGGATATGGTTGCAGGAATCATGCTGGCTGCGACGAAGCCAACCGTTGCCGACGTCGTGGGCGCTTTTGTCCGCCCGCTGGCCATCCACTTTCAGCCCGACAACTACTACTTGCCGTTCCTCTCGCTGTATATCAGTGAGGAAGGCGGCTACGAGGGCCTGGTGGGAGTGCACGTCGGTGCGTCCGTCATGGCGCTGCGTACGCTGCTGGGCCATTTGGCCCCGGGGATCCCCGAGCGTGTGCTCGACGAGCGCTGGTGGGTAACGCTGACGAGTTCGGTTCATGCTCTGGGCCGCTATCACACGGCACGCCGTAAGCGGGAACATCTTCCGGCGGAAATCGAGGATCTGGTGTCGGACCTCATTGCCTTCCTCAGCGCGGGGATCCTCGCTCCCGTGGCGGATGGCTACCACCGGCAGGACAGGGGTGAAACAACCGGTGCCGAAGGGCGGCTGTAG
- a CDS encoding SDR family NAD(P)-dependent oxidoreductase produces MSAARGVAVISGGAAGIGLAIAERLAADGFPVAILTRTEGAAEQAAASIEQSGGIARGYSADVSDRGQVDDALAKIRADLGPLSVLVANAAVAPQQPFLEMTLEQWNQTLSINLTGTFNLVQAGLPDLIEAGKGRVILISSSSAQRGAPRMAHYAASKGGQLALTKALAVEFARTGVTVNTVVPSSIDTPSVEKKRAAGTIPSAEDMAKYIPVGRMGRGEDIAGAVAYLASDESSYVTGQTISVNGGSFIG; encoded by the coding sequence ATGAGCGCGGCCCGCGGGGTCGCCGTCATTTCCGGCGGAGCGGCAGGAATTGGTCTGGCCATCGCTGAGCGGCTGGCCGCGGACGGGTTTCCTGTTGCCATACTGACCCGAACGGAAGGGGCGGCCGAGCAGGCGGCCGCTTCAATAGAGCAGTCCGGCGGTATCGCACGGGGTTACAGCGCCGACGTCAGTGACCGCGGGCAGGTCGACGATGCGTTGGCCAAAATCCGTGCCGATTTGGGCCCACTGTCCGTGCTTGTTGCCAATGCTGCCGTCGCACCGCAGCAGCCGTTCCTGGAGATGACGCTGGAACAATGGAACCAGACTCTGTCCATCAACCTGACCGGCACCTTCAACCTGGTACAGGCAGGCCTCCCCGACCTGATTGAGGCCGGCAAGGGGCGGGTTATCCTGATTTCTTCCTCCAGCGCTCAGCGCGGCGCCCCGCGGATGGCGCACTACGCCGCATCTAAGGGTGGGCAGCTCGCGCTGACCAAGGCTCTCGCCGTCGAGTTTGCCAGAACCGGCGTAACGGTCAACACGGTCGTTCCGTCCTCGATCGACACTCCGAGCGTGGAGAAGAAGCGCGCCGCCGGCACCATTCCTTCCGCAGAGGACATGGCCAAGTACATTCCGGTAGGCCGCATGGGGCGGGGGGAGGACATTGCAGGAGCCGTGGCCTATCTCGCCTCCGATGAGTCCTCGTACGTCACTGGGCAGACCATCAGCGTTAACGGCGGATCGTTCATAGGATGA
- a CDS encoding NAD(P)/FAD-dependent oxidoreductase produces MTDSPAKRHIVIVGASLAGTRAAEGLRAFGHTGPITLIGSEHELPYDRPPLSKDLLKSDWTDASVELFRLATTASLGASDIRLELGVPADGLNTADRAVHLADGREIPYDVLIIATGAAARPSPWQPESGVYQLRTLDDSRALAACLRRREPIVIVGGGFIGTEIAAAAIGFGCDVTVVDPVAEPMTRIVGPETALTLTDLHTRNGARTRFGVGVTDIQGREGALTVSLADGSRIETSAAVVGIGSIPSTYWLADSALDTANGVLTDSRLRAFGAEDVYAIGDVARWPHPGRGILVRAEHWTNASDQARYVAAAITGTMDADYQPTDFVWSDQYDWKIHTVGWRDPDGISYTVGDLADGRAAVLHTDIQGVPCGAVTINWIRGLNLIRRLLAADASAEAIADELKQMAYAAR; encoded by the coding sequence ATGACCGACTCCCCTGCTAAGCGGCACATAGTTATCGTTGGAGCGTCATTGGCGGGAACGCGAGCCGCCGAAGGTCTGCGCGCCTTTGGACATACCGGCCCCATCACGCTGATCGGTTCCGAACACGAGCTGCCTTACGACCGGCCCCCGCTCTCCAAAGACCTCCTGAAATCGGATTGGACCGACGCCTCCGTGGAGTTGTTTCGTCTCGCCACGACGGCCAGCCTCGGCGCCTCGGATATCCGTTTGGAACTGGGCGTACCGGCCGACGGCCTCAACACCGCAGACCGTGCCGTCCACCTCGCCGATGGCCGGGAAATACCGTACGACGTGCTGATCATCGCTACCGGTGCAGCCGCGCGGCCGTCTCCGTGGCAGCCGGAATCCGGCGTGTACCAGTTGCGTACCCTGGACGACTCCCGGGCGCTGGCCGCCTGCCTTCGGCGCCGGGAACCTATCGTCATTGTGGGCGGCGGGTTCATCGGCACGGAAATTGCCGCTGCAGCAATCGGATTTGGCTGCGATGTGACGGTGGTCGATCCGGTGGCCGAACCGATGACGCGGATCGTGGGTCCGGAGACTGCCCTGACCCTCACCGACCTCCACACCAGGAATGGTGCCCGGACCCGGTTCGGAGTTGGGGTCACCGACATTCAGGGCAGGGAGGGCGCGCTGACGGTTTCCCTGGCGGACGGCAGCCGGATTGAAACCTCGGCGGCAGTCGTGGGAATCGGATCCATTCCCTCAACGTACTGGTTGGCGGATTCAGCACTGGACACCGCCAACGGCGTCCTCACAGATTCACGTCTGCGTGCTTTCGGCGCCGAAGACGTGTATGCCATTGGAGATGTGGCCAGATGGCCCCATCCGGGACGGGGCATTCTGGTTCGTGCCGAGCATTGGACGAATGCCAGCGACCAGGCCCGCTACGTTGCAGCCGCAATTACCGGAACCATGGATGCGGATTACCAGCCAACCGATTTCGTCTGGTCGGACCAATATGACTGGAAGATCCACACTGTCGGCTGGCGTGATCCTGACGGTATCTCCTACACGGTCGGTGATCTCGCTGACGGCCGGGCAGCGGTACTTCACACAGATATCCAAGGCGTTCCCTGCGGCGCCGTCACCATCAACTGGATACGCGGACTCAACCTCATCCGCCGGCTGCTCGCCGCGGACGCGTCGGCTGAAGCCATTGCCGACGAGCTCAAGCAAATGGCTTATGCCGCGCGCTGA
- a CDS encoding HtaA domain-containing protein → MDRGSLNWAIRDSLLRYITVIAGGTCTVSGGAGASEGSFVFPLRSIRHADGEWYLTFGGEVRLTAHHGFLDVTLAEPEFIAGPEGGVLTVLTGGQGGRIPVALTDGVQSGSGDTDLLWHAMPAQLLPAACGLFGDAYPAGTELAPVTIRATLDS, encoded by the coding sequence GTGGATCGCGGATCGCTCAACTGGGCGATCCGTGATTCGCTGCTGCGCTATATCACCGTCATTGCAGGCGGCACCTGTACCGTCTCCGGCGGCGCGGGCGCTTCGGAAGGATCATTTGTCTTTCCGCTGCGCAGTATCCGGCACGCGGACGGCGAATGGTATCTGACGTTCGGCGGCGAAGTTCGCCTGACGGCACACCACGGATTTCTCGATGTCACACTCGCGGAGCCGGAATTTATCGCAGGGCCCGAAGGAGGAGTGCTTACTGTTCTCACCGGTGGCCAGGGCGGCAGGATTCCCGTGGCGCTAACAGACGGTGTCCAGTCCGGGTCCGGTGATACGGACCTCCTCTGGCACGCTATGCCGGCTCAGCTCTTGCCGGCCGCGTGTGGGTTGTTTGGGGACGCCTACCCGGCCGGCACCGAGCTGGCACCGGTGACAATTCGGGCCACACTAGACTCATAG
- a CDS encoding FAD-dependent oxidoreductase has product MTALRIAVIGSGPSGAYCAQLLSEESESPIEVDVFERLAAPFGLVRYGVAPDHPRIKSIITSFTEVFDENPNVRLLANVQVGSDITLEELRNHYDAVVFASGAPADRNLGIPGETLDGVYAVREFVSWYQGHPDSAPDAFSLSGKRAVIIGVGNVALDAARMLAHTTDALRATDVPEHVVEAFAASTYDEIVVVGRRGPAYAKFTNKEFIELLEVENCDVVIDPADLELDPAQQAHADGDPAARRLLATFAKAAARGTLGRAKTIRFLFDRTPLACVGDGSVSGIQLAKTSNPTEVETLQTEVVLRSVGYRGQAIDGLPFDERTGTIPHLDSRVVDDAGHVPGVYVTGWIKRGPTGVVGTNRRCALETATSILADTTAPGWVSHGTSADEVDRLLAGRGVHVVPWAGWHELAKAEYAAGAALSRERVKLHDKDDMLRAAGLPLNLNAQMP; this is encoded by the coding sequence ATGACCGCCCTGCGCATAGCGGTGATCGGGTCGGGTCCCTCCGGGGCCTACTGCGCCCAGCTTCTCAGCGAAGAATCCGAGTCGCCCATCGAAGTTGACGTTTTTGAGCGGCTGGCTGCTCCCTTCGGCCTGGTGCGGTACGGCGTGGCCCCCGACCATCCGAGAATCAAGTCGATCATCACCTCCTTTACCGAGGTATTCGACGAGAACCCGAACGTGCGCCTGCTCGCCAACGTCCAGGTGGGTTCGGACATCACACTTGAGGAGTTGCGCAACCACTACGACGCCGTCGTTTTCGCCAGCGGCGCTCCGGCCGATCGCAATCTGGGTATCCCCGGGGAAACGCTCGACGGCGTTTACGCTGTCCGGGAATTCGTGTCCTGGTACCAGGGGCACCCCGACAGTGCACCGGATGCCTTTTCACTGAGCGGCAAACGGGCCGTCATCATCGGAGTCGGCAACGTTGCCCTGGACGCGGCCCGCATGCTGGCCCACACCACCGACGCCCTGCGCGCCACCGACGTCCCCGAACATGTGGTCGAGGCATTTGCCGCCAGCACGTACGACGAAATCGTCGTCGTCGGGCGGCGCGGACCGGCGTACGCCAAATTCACAAACAAGGAGTTCATCGAACTCCTTGAGGTGGAGAACTGCGACGTCGTCATTGACCCCGCCGATTTGGAACTTGACCCCGCGCAGCAGGCCCACGCGGACGGCGACCCGGCGGCCCGGCGCCTCCTGGCGACCTTCGCCAAAGCCGCCGCGCGGGGCACCCTCGGGCGCGCCAAGACCATCCGTTTTCTGTTCGACCGCACGCCGCTCGCCTGCGTGGGCGATGGCAGCGTTTCGGGCATCCAGCTGGCAAAAACCAGCAACCCCACCGAGGTGGAGACCTTGCAAACCGAGGTGGTACTGCGTTCGGTCGGCTACCGTGGCCAGGCCATTGACGGGTTGCCCTTCGACGAACGTACCGGCACGATTCCGCATCTCGATTCCCGCGTGGTGGACGATGCCGGTCACGTACCCGGCGTGTACGTGACAGGTTGGATCAAGCGCGGACCCACCGGCGTCGTCGGCACGAACCGCCGCTGCGCCCTGGAAACGGCCACCTCAATCCTCGCCGACACAACGGCGCCCGGCTGGGTGTCGCATGGCACGAGCGCCGACGAGGTTGACCGGCTGCTCGCCGGCCGCGGAGTCCACGTGGTCCCCTGGGCAGGCTGGCACGAACTGGCGAAGGCGGAGTACGCCGCCGGTGCCGCGCTAAGTCGCGAACGCGTGAAACTGCACGACAAGGATGACATGCTCCGCGCGGCAGGGCTGCCGTTAAACCTCAATGCGCAGATGCCATGA
- a CDS encoding flavin-containing monooxygenase has product MREMTDKDVDVDVDVLVIGAGVVGIYALQQAVEAGFSAQTLEAGDGVGGVWYWNRYPSARFDSESYAYAYIHSKELFTGWKWQEEFATQPEIESYLNFAVDHFDLRGHIRTGERVVSAVWQEAANRWELTTAKGELIWARWVISATGGLSVPNYPDLEGLETFSGQALHTGAWPHTPVDFEGKRVAIIGNGPSGAQLLPAIVDTVEYVDLYQRTPTWTTPLNNTPITAERQTWLREHFEEIAAKLGSPANPTGFLHEPAGKFSTDDSPEERQVFFEKVWNSPGFAKLTTNYYDLTTNREINLEFCEFLANKVRSIVADPETAERLIPKDHLFGAKRPPFVTNYYESFNKAAASLISLKETPIVRADATGIETTAGHRDYDIIVFATGFDFGTGALTRMGVKGLDGLDLSTDWEDGPSDFAGFSANRMPNFFFPGGPHGAGGGNYPRYSQDQIDWITGTMVYAREHGYDRFEPTGTQQEAWMAMVETLAPLSIFSAEHSHYYGANVEGKVRKFLLNPGGRAKLHEMLAEMTSTENYGGALSTVHDRVSAV; this is encoded by the coding sequence ATGCGAGAAATGACCGACAAGGACGTTGACGTTGACGTTGACGTGCTGGTAATCGGTGCCGGAGTGGTTGGCATTTATGCCCTCCAGCAGGCCGTAGAAGCCGGATTCAGTGCCCAGACACTGGAAGCCGGCGACGGTGTCGGGGGTGTCTGGTATTGGAACCGGTATCCCTCCGCGCGGTTCGATTCCGAGAGCTATGCCTATGCGTACATCCATTCCAAGGAGCTTTTCACTGGCTGGAAGTGGCAGGAGGAGTTCGCTACCCAGCCCGAAATCGAGAGCTATCTGAACTTTGCGGTCGACCATTTCGACCTGCGCGGCCACATCCGCACCGGTGAACGGGTCGTATCAGCGGTATGGCAGGAAGCGGCAAACCGCTGGGAGCTGACAACGGCTAAGGGGGAATTGATCTGGGCGCGCTGGGTCATTTCCGCCACCGGAGGGCTGTCAGTGCCCAACTACCCCGATCTGGAGGGTTTGGAAACGTTCAGCGGCCAGGCGCTCCACACTGGCGCCTGGCCGCACACGCCGGTAGATTTCGAGGGCAAGCGCGTGGCCATCATCGGCAACGGACCCAGTGGTGCCCAGCTCCTACCGGCCATCGTGGATACCGTCGAGTACGTGGATCTCTATCAGCGGACGCCTACCTGGACCACTCCTTTGAACAACACACCCATTACGGCCGAGCGGCAGACATGGCTGCGCGAGCACTTCGAAGAGATTGCGGCGAAGCTTGGTTCACCAGCGAACCCCACGGGTTTCCTCCACGAGCCGGCGGGCAAATTCTCGACTGACGATTCACCGGAAGAACGGCAGGTCTTTTTCGAGAAGGTCTGGAACAGCCCAGGCTTCGCGAAGCTCACGACCAATTACTACGACCTGACCACCAACAGGGAAATCAACCTTGAGTTCTGTGAATTCCTGGCCAACAAGGTCCGCAGTATCGTCGCTGACCCTGAAACCGCGGAACGGCTTATCCCCAAGGATCACCTCTTCGGTGCCAAGCGTCCGCCATTCGTCACGAATTACTATGAATCCTTCAATAAAGCTGCGGCTTCGCTGATCTCGCTGAAGGAGACGCCGATTGTCCGTGCCGATGCCACCGGTATCGAGACGACAGCCGGGCACCGGGATTACGACATCATCGTGTTCGCCACCGGATTCGACTTCGGCACGGGCGCTCTCACACGCATGGGAGTCAAGGGGCTGGACGGACTGGATCTAAGCACCGACTGGGAAGACGGGCCATCGGATTTCGCCGGTTTCAGCGCTAACAGGATGCCTAACTTCTTCTTTCCAGGCGGTCCGCACGGTGCCGGCGGAGGCAACTACCCGCGCTACTCCCAGGACCAGATCGACTGGATCACCGGCACCATGGTTTACGCACGGGAGCACGGCTATGACCGCTTCGAGCCCACCGGGACACAGCAGGAGGCTTGGATGGCGATGGTGGAAACTCTTGCCCCCCTGTCGATTTTCTCTGCCGAGCACAGCCATTATTACGGGGCGAATGTGGAGGGGAAGGTCCGCAAGTTCCTGCTCAACCCGGGCGGGCGCGCGAAGTTGCACGAAATGCTCGCCGAGATGACTTCCACCGAGAACTACGGCGGCGCCCTCTCAACCGTTCATGACCGTGTAAGCGCAGTCTAA
- a CDS encoding DUF4286 family protein: MSENASPRQILLALVNPVEGRDEEFRTWYWETHIPEVLALPGFISAECFHVPAEAAETASHRYTTIYGVEGSATAAMDGLFKAGVGMSPDLDLSTMVFVPLVAADAS, encoded by the coding sequence ATGTCTGAAAATGCATCGCCCCGCCAAATACTGTTGGCACTGGTCAACCCCGTCGAGGGGCGGGACGAAGAATTCCGCACCTGGTACTGGGAAACGCATATCCCTGAGGTCTTGGCACTGCCCGGTTTCATCTCTGCCGAGTGCTTCCACGTTCCCGCTGAAGCTGCTGAAACTGCCTCGCACCGATACACAACTATTTACGGAGTCGAGGGATCGGCTACAGCTGCCATGGACGGGCTGTTCAAGGCTGGTGTTGGCATGAGCCCGGACCTTGACCTGAGCACCATGGTCTTCGTGCCGCTCGTCGCCGCGGACGCGTCATAG